In Candidatus Eisenbacteria bacterium, one genomic interval encodes:
- a CDS encoding protein kinase produces MVGRKIGRFLVLAKIGQGGMATVWKARDELLGREVALKILDEKLANDDKARRRFLHEARTAASLDHPGAVAVFDSGESEGIAYIAMRLVEGETLAERIDRSLLPIEEAIRIAIAVGEVLAQAHQRGVVHRDISCRNVMIGREGRVFVLDFGLALANWESRISSSGAMPGTFPYMAPEVLLGKDADVRADVYSLGVVLYEALTGSHPHPGEHPAASAFGALHGEPVPPRERREDVSEDLECVMLRAITRDPEMRFQTVDQLITQLRLAGQGAGSADPPKRRSPPHRPKDRDGIHTRPHPLYLSVLPFRVSGVNADPPLDALAARLTETLGCALAKRSEIHLVHGSPSTPATGDYDFKKVADELGANALLQGKLERAGSRLRVTYAVIDPSRGTRWGGGVVDGSIANPFDLEDEVVASVTSSLGLPATPAERRAASRPPDPAADERYAQALGYLRRYDNEASLDGAIRLLEQLISTEGDVAIYHAALTRAFLHKMDLTHVRLWESRAATACARAIELGPDEPEVHLAVGLLSSAGGRYPDALSKFSIVREHQRGWIEATLGAALAHLGSGAKEKALRAAESAVAASPEDWRTHSMLGWIHFVSGANLEAVDAFSRVTQLTPDNALGHLNLGNALYRLDRFDEAIEAYRRSISVHPYHLAYANLGTALYHVGKNEECITALTKATELNPADPIAWGNLGTACRWIGGHEVAAGEALDRAITLMRERLDRNPSFADGWGRLAAWLAERGSLPEAERMIRRALDLAPGDPSSMVRAGHVYFRLGDRKRCLEWLQKAVEAGYGKGELTRSREFSPLRDDPEFRQLVGINN; encoded by the coding sequence CCACGGTTTGGAAAGCCCGCGACGAGCTCCTCGGTCGCGAGGTCGCGCTCAAGATCCTCGACGAGAAGCTGGCGAACGACGACAAGGCTCGCCGCCGTTTCCTCCACGAGGCCCGCACCGCCGCCAGCCTCGACCATCCCGGCGCGGTCGCCGTGTTCGACTCCGGCGAGTCCGAGGGTATCGCCTACATCGCGATGCGGCTGGTCGAAGGTGAGACGCTCGCCGAGCGCATCGACCGAAGCCTGCTTCCGATCGAGGAAGCGATCCGAATCGCGATCGCCGTGGGCGAAGTCCTGGCCCAAGCGCATCAGCGCGGAGTCGTGCACCGCGACATCTCATGCCGCAACGTCATGATCGGCCGCGAAGGCCGGGTCTTCGTGCTCGACTTCGGCCTCGCCCTCGCCAACTGGGAGTCGCGCATCAGCAGCTCAGGAGCGATGCCGGGGACGTTTCCCTACATGGCGCCTGAGGTCCTGCTCGGTAAGGACGCCGATGTGCGCGCCGACGTGTACAGCCTGGGCGTGGTGCTCTACGAAGCGCTCACCGGGTCTCATCCGCATCCTGGGGAACATCCCGCGGCGAGTGCCTTTGGAGCGCTTCACGGCGAGCCCGTCCCGCCACGTGAGCGACGTGAGGACGTGTCCGAAGATCTCGAGTGCGTGATGCTTCGGGCGATCACGCGCGACCCCGAGATGCGATTCCAGACAGTGGATCAGCTGATCACGCAGCTTCGCCTGGCCGGACAGGGAGCCGGCAGCGCCGACCCTCCGAAACGCCGCTCTCCACCGCACCGGCCCAAGGACAGGGACGGGATCCATACCCGGCCCCATCCGCTCTACTTGTCAGTCTTGCCGTTTCGCGTGAGCGGCGTGAACGCAGATCCACCTCTGGATGCCCTTGCGGCTCGGCTGACCGAGACGCTCGGATGCGCGCTGGCGAAGCGATCGGAGATCCATCTCGTCCACGGCTCGCCCTCGACACCCGCGACGGGGGACTACGACTTCAAGAAGGTGGCTGACGAGCTCGGAGCCAACGCATTGCTGCAGGGCAAGCTCGAGCGCGCCGGGTCGCGGCTTCGCGTGACGTACGCCGTCATCGACCCATCGCGAGGGACACGGTGGGGTGGAGGCGTCGTCGACGGATCGATCGCCAATCCATTCGACCTCGAGGATGAGGTTGTCGCCAGCGTCACCTCGAGCCTTGGGCTGCCGGCGACTCCAGCCGAGCGTCGTGCAGCCTCGCGGCCTCCAGACCCGGCGGCCGACGAGCGCTATGCCCAGGCTCTGGGTTATCTGCGGCGATACGACAACGAAGCCTCGCTCGATGGCGCGATTCGATTGCTCGAGCAGCTGATCTCGACCGAAGGGGATGTCGCGATCTATCACGCCGCTTTGACTCGGGCCTTTCTGCACAAGATGGACCTTACCCATGTGCGACTTTGGGAGAGTCGGGCGGCCACCGCTTGCGCTCGCGCAATCGAGCTCGGACCCGACGAGCCGGAGGTTCACCTGGCGGTCGGTCTGCTCTCTTCGGCGGGCGGCCGCTATCCCGACGCGCTTTCGAAATTCAGCATCGTGCGCGAGCACCAGCGCGGCTGGATCGAGGCGACCCTTGGCGCAGCGCTTGCCCATCTGGGATCCGGGGCGAAGGAGAAAGCGCTCCGGGCGGCGGAATCCGCCGTGGCAGCGAGCCCGGAAGACTGGCGAACTCACAGCATGCTCGGCTGGATTCATTTTGTTTCTGGCGCGAATCTCGAGGCGGTCGACGCGTTCTCGCGGGTCACGCAGCTCACGCCGGACAATGCGCTTGGACACCTGAATCTCGGAAATGCACTGTATCGATTGGATCGATTCGACGAGGCCATCGAAGCCTATCGTCGGTCCATCTCCGTTCATCCCTATCATCTCGCGTACGCGAACCTCGGAACAGCGCTCTACCACGTCGGCAAGAACGAGGAGTGCATCACCGCGCTGACCAAGGCCACCGAGCTGAATCCTGCTGATCCGATCGCATGGGGCAACCTCGGGACCGCGTGCCGCTGGATCGGTGGTCATGAAGTTGCAGCGGGGGAAGCTCTCGATCGCGCCATCACTCTGATGCGGGAGCGGCTCGATCGCAACCCTTCCTTCGCCGATGGCTGGGGAAGACTTGCCGCGTGGCTCGCGGAACGAGGAAGTCTGCCCGAGGCAGAGCGGATGATTCGCCGCGCTCTGGACCTGGCACCGGGGGACCCGTCGAGCATGGTTCGGGCAGGTCATGTGTATTTCCGGCTCGGCGACCGGAAGCGTTGTCTTGAATGGCTTCAGAAGGCGGTGGAAGCCGGTTACGGTAAGGGCGAGCTCACACGAAGTCGCGAATTCTCGCCTCTTCGCGACGACCCAGAGTTCAGGCAACTCGTGGGGATCAACAACTAG